One Desulforhopalus sp. DNA segment encodes these proteins:
- a CDS encoding H-NS histone family protein, producing MSEFLRIVSHARRLKSTVKELSIQQLEEIKEKLQTIIEERLSEEMAEKQENLDRLEKIRKYREMLAADGINPGELSETPAEKPGKRAPRKPKYEVYNEIGERITWTGQGRMPNIFKARVEAGESLDTFLIE from the coding sequence ATGAGCGAATTTCTAAGAATTGTCTCCCACGCCCGCCGCCTGAAAAGTACCGTCAAAGAATTAAGTATTCAGCAACTGGAAGAGATTAAAGAAAAATTGCAAACGATTATTGAGGAACGACTTTCCGAGGAGATGGCTGAGAAGCAAGAAAATCTAGATCGGCTGGAGAAAATTCGGAAATATCGGGAAATGTTGGCGGCTGATGGAATTAATCCAGGCGAATTATCCGAGACCCCAGCTGAAAAACCTGGAAAACGGGCCCCCCGCAAGCCGAAATATGAAGTTTACAATGAAATCGGTGAGCGTATTACCTGGACAGGTCAAGGGCGGATGCCTAACATTTTCAAGGCACGCGTGGAAGCGGGCGAGTCGCTTGATACCTTCTTGATCGAATAG
- the nrfD gene encoding polysulfide reductase NrfD, which produces MSTHPNKNLKTFIVDVFRWNLRGGIGFQLFRLLTLGCIGLGIYAYSFQARFGLSVTGMNDIVSWGFYISNFTFLVGVAAAAVMLILPAYVFHDPNFHRVVIIGEGVAVGALVMCLSFIVVDLGGPLQAWHLIPGIGLFNFPSSILAWDVLVLNGYLLLNGLVPAYILYSHYMGRKANEKLYRPFVFLSIFWAFSIHMVTAFLYQGLPARPFWNNPLMGPRFLASAFAAGPALIALILAVIHSFTSYKIDRSVFNKLRLIIVISAIINLLMLFSEIFKEFYFPTHHSSAAVYLFFGMDGHTSLVPWIWTSVCVNVLATLVLAFNPGKNNPKVLLPACVCLFVAIWMEKGIGLIVPGLIPSPLGEVVDYLPTWVELSVTLGILALGITVVSWLIRAALIIEERYEG; this is translated from the coding sequence ATCGGTCTGGGCATCTACGCCTATTCCTTCCAGGCGCGCTTCGGCCTATCGGTGACCGGCATGAACGATATCGTCAGCTGGGGCTTTTATATCTCAAACTTCACCTTTCTCGTTGGCGTGGCGGCGGCCGCGGTCATGCTCATCCTTCCCGCCTATGTCTTCCATGACCCCAATTTCCACCGGGTAGTGATCATCGGCGAGGGGGTGGCGGTGGGGGCCCTGGTCATGTGCCTGTCCTTTATCGTTGTTGATCTCGGCGGACCGTTGCAGGCCTGGCACCTTATTCCCGGTATCGGGCTTTTTAACTTTCCTTCGTCAATCCTCGCCTGGGACGTATTGGTTTTGAACGGTTATCTGCTTTTGAACGGCCTGGTGCCCGCTTATATCCTCTACAGCCACTATATGGGGCGCAAGGCCAACGAAAAGCTGTACCGGCCCTTTGTCTTTCTGTCGATCTTCTGGGCCTTCTCGATCCACATGGTCACCGCCTTCTTGTACCAGGGGCTGCCGGCCCGGCCGTTTTGGAACAACCCACTGATGGGACCGCGCTTTCTCGCCTCCGCCTTTGCCGCGGGACCTGCCTTGATCGCCCTGATCCTGGCGGTAATTCACAGCTTCACCTCCTACAAGATCGACCGTAGTGTCTTCAATAAACTGCGGCTGATAATCGTCATTTCGGCAATCATCAACCTGCTCATGCTGTTTTCCGAGATCTTCAAGGAATTCTATTTCCCAACCCATCATTCGAGCGCCGCCGTCTACCTGTTTTTCGGTATGGACGGCCACACCTCGCTGGTGCCGTGGATCTGGACCTCGGTCTGTGTCAATGTACTCGCCACCCTGGTACTCGCCTTTAATCCCGGCAAAAACAACCCGAAGGTTCTGCTCCCTGCCTGCGTCTGTCTCTTTGTCGCCATCTGGATGGAAAAGGGCATTGGACTCATTGTCCCAGGGCTTATCCCCTCACCACTTGGTGAAGTGGTAGATTATCTCCCCACCTGGGTCGAGCTGTCGGTGACCCTTGGCATTCTTGCCCTAGGAATCACCGTGGTTTCATGGTTGATCCGGGCGGCACTTATTATTGAGGAACGCTACGAGGGATAG
- the ppdK gene encoding pyruvate, phosphate dikinase — protein sequence MGKKWVYLFDEVNQIQESHGGSWEKVRDLLGGKGANLAEMVRLGIPVPAGFVVTTEACNAYLAGGGTLPDQLWAQEIEALRKIEVATGKTFGGRVNPLLVSCRSGAKFSMPGMMDTVLNIGLNDETAKGMIDLTGDERFVYDAYRRLVQMLGCVVMGMPDEVFEKVLSRVRRQAGVLSEAELSAADWKAVTTEFKEIYRHHTLHPFPEDPYDQLDMATEAVFKSWNGKRAVDYRNAAGIAHDLGTAVSIVTMVFGNMGADSATGVAMTRSGSTGEKVLEGDYLINAQGEDVVAGIRQTSDLREMHKELPKASAELEEIAKRLETHYREMQDVEFTIEKGKLWLLQTRNGKRTAQAAVRIAVDMVDEGLITRQEAVLRVSPEQVDFFLHPQFDPAAIKEARDSGREVASGLNVSPGAACGVVAFDADIAEAWAKKHNKKVIMVRPETKPDDVHGMLAAQGILTSKGGRTSHAALVARQFGKPAVVGAASLNIEIARRLMTVGEMIIHEGDMISIDGTTGHVYLGTIPTIIPDIRDPWLIRLLSWADEFRRLGVWANADYPQDASRAREYGAQGIGLCRTEHMFFQTERLPLIQKMIMSDRRVDRKEALDALLPYQREDFAGLFRAMDGLPVIIRLIDPPLHEFLPSHIELMTELSDLKLQLQHASRLDDFNAILEQAHIKEQVLKRVETLREANPMLGLRGVRLGIAIPELTMMQVRAIFEAACEMKREGVDVHPEVMIPLTSHHNELQQQREILEKVAQEVMREQGMVIDYKFGTMIEIPRAALTADAIAGHAEFFSFGTNDLTQTTFGISRDDAESGFLIDYLKKGILPHNPFATIDEEGVGALMEIAISKGRSVKPDLECGICGEHGGDPQSIDFCHRLGLTYVSCSPFRVPIARLAAAHAALKKA from the coding sequence ATGGGTAAAAAGTGGGTATATCTTTTCGATGAAGTCAACCAGATCCAGGAAAGCCACGGTGGCAGTTGGGAGAAGGTTCGGGATTTATTAGGCGGCAAAGGTGCCAATCTTGCCGAAATGGTTCGCCTGGGAATTCCGGTGCCGGCCGGTTTCGTTGTCACCACCGAGGCGTGCAACGCCTATCTTGCCGGAGGAGGAACTCTTCCGGACCAGCTCTGGGCTCAGGAAATTGAGGCCTTACGTAAAATTGAGGTGGCCACCGGCAAGACCTTCGGCGGCCGGGTCAATCCCTTGCTTGTCTCCTGCCGGTCCGGCGCCAAGTTCTCCATGCCGGGGATGATGGATACGGTGCTGAATATCGGCCTGAACGATGAAACCGCCAAGGGCATGATCGATCTCACCGGCGACGAGCGCTTTGTCTACGACGCCTACCGGCGGCTGGTCCAGATGCTTGGCTGCGTGGTTATGGGTATGCCGGACGAGGTCTTTGAAAAGGTTTTGAGCCGGGTGCGACGTCAGGCCGGCGTGCTGTCCGAGGCCGAGCTTTCCGCTGCCGACTGGAAGGCGGTTACCACTGAATTCAAGGAAATCTACCGCCATCACACCCTCCATCCCTTTCCCGAAGATCCATACGATCAGCTTGATATGGCCACCGAGGCGGTTTTCAAGAGCTGGAACGGCAAACGGGCCGTCGATTACCGCAATGCCGCCGGTATAGCCCATGACCTCGGCACGGCGGTGAGCATTGTCACCATGGTCTTCGGCAATATGGGGGCGGACAGCGCCACTGGTGTTGCCATGACTCGCAGCGGTTCGACTGGAGAAAAGGTCCTTGAAGGTGACTATCTGATCAATGCCCAGGGCGAGGATGTCGTCGCCGGCATCCGTCAGACCTCCGACCTGCGGGAAATGCACAAGGAGTTACCGAAGGCCAGTGCCGAACTCGAAGAGATCGCCAAAAGGCTGGAGACCCACTACCGGGAAATGCAGGACGTCGAGTTCACCATCGAAAAGGGCAAACTCTGGCTGCTCCAGACCCGCAACGGCAAACGCACGGCTCAGGCGGCAGTGCGTATCGCCGTCGATATGGTGGATGAGGGATTGATCACCCGTCAGGAGGCAGTGCTGCGGGTCAGTCCGGAACAGGTTGACTTCTTCTTGCATCCCCAGTTCGATCCGGCGGCGATCAAGGAGGCCAGGGATAGCGGCCGGGAAGTTGCCTCGGGTCTCAACGTCTCACCGGGAGCCGCTTGCGGGGTTGTTGCCTTTGACGCTGATATTGCCGAGGCCTGGGCCAAAAAGCATAATAAGAAAGTCATCATGGTCCGTCCGGAAACCAAGCCGGACGATGTCCACGGTATGCTGGCGGCGCAAGGCATCCTTACCAGCAAGGGAGGCCGGACCAGCCATGCCGCCCTGGTTGCCAGACAATTCGGTAAGCCGGCGGTGGTCGGTGCCGCCAGCCTTAATATTGAGATTGCCCGGCGGCTGATGACGGTAGGTGAGATGATCATCCACGAGGGCGACATGATTTCTATCGACGGCACTACCGGCCATGTCTATCTGGGGACCATTCCCACCATCATCCCCGATATCCGCGATCCCTGGCTGATTCGATTGCTGTCCTGGGCCGACGAATTCAGGCGCCTCGGGGTATGGGCCAACGCCGATTATCCGCAGGATGCCAGCCGGGCCAGGGAATACGGGGCACAGGGGATAGGGCTGTGCCGTACCGAGCACATGTTCTTTCAGACGGAACGGCTGCCGCTGATTCAGAAAATGATCATGTCCGATCGGCGGGTTGACCGCAAGGAGGCCCTGGACGCTCTGCTGCCCTACCAGCGAGAGGATTTCGCCGGTTTGTTCCGGGCTATGGACGGCCTGCCGGTCATCATCCGTCTGATCGATCCACCTCTCCATGAGTTTTTACCGAGCCACATCGAGTTGATGACTGAGTTGTCCGATCTCAAGCTGCAACTGCAGCACGCCTCTCGGCTGGATGACTTCAACGCCATCCTCGAACAGGCCCATATCAAGGAGCAGGTATTGAAACGGGTGGAAACGCTGCGCGAGGCCAATCCGATGCTGGGTTTGCGCGGCGTTCGCCTGGGAATCGCCATCCCCGAGCTGACCATGATGCAGGTACGGGCAATTTTCGAAGCGGCCTGCGAGATGAAACGTGAGGGTGTGGATGTTCATCCGGAGGTCATGATTCCGCTCACTAGCCACCACAACGAGTTGCAGCAGCAACGGGAGATTCTTGAGAAGGTTGCCCAGGAGGTCATGCGTGAGCAGGGTATGGTGATCGATTATAAATTCGGCACGATGATCGAGATTCCCCGGGCGGCGCTCACCGCTGACGCCATAGCCGGGCATGCCGAATTCTTCTCCTTCGGCACCAACGACCTGACCCAGACAACCTTCGGCATCTCCCGTGACGACGCCGAATCCGGTTTTCTCATCGATTACCTGAAAAAAGGTATCCTGCCTCATAACCCCTTTGCCACCATTGATGAGGAGGGCGTTGGGGCCCTTATGGAGATTGCCATCAGTAAGGGCCGCAGTGTTAAACCCGATCTGGAATGCGGGATCTGCGGCGAGCACGGCGGCGATCCGCAGTCAATCGATTTCTGTCACCGCTTGGGCCTGACCTATGTGTCGTGCTCACCCTTCCGGGTGCCGATTGCCAGGCTTGCCGCCGCCCATGCGGCATTGAAGAAGGCTTGA
- a CDS encoding potassium transporter Kup, with amino-acid sequence MNFPAMAIAKDLDSTARHSSQGKLPLLAMAALGIIYGDIGTSPLYTVKECFSGIHGVPPTHENVLGILSMIFWSLMLVVGLKYVSFIMLADNRGEGGIFSLLAMVQVRLKKDTKWWRLLTFLAAFGAALLYGDGVITPAISVLSAIEGLNMATDAAAGYVVPLTCLVLILLFFIQRHGTAVIGKLFGPIMVVWFVVLGVLGMRSILEHPGILAALNPWCAVQFFLVNHVHGIVVLGSVVLCITGGEALYADMGHFGRSPIRLTWYGVVLPGLVLNYYGQGALLLHDPAVINGNPFYALAPRALLYPLVALATIATIIASQAMISGVYSLTQQAIQLGFIPRMHIIHTSEQARGQIYMPTVNWLLMIACLSLVLAFGQSSRLAAAYGIAVTATMAITSFMYFEVTRLRWQWPLWKSASLLVLFLAFDFSFLGANLLKIVDGGWVTICIAVAILVAMITWRDGRAILAKHYSLMRIPEEVFLKDIGDFKPQRLAVTAVFMSIAPDGIPNTLLHYLKHNDALHERVVLLSVLSLETPRVTAEDRVCVENLGQGFFRVKAKYGFMETPNIPAILELIGSKGLPIDPYATSFYLGRETMSASGTAPMATWRKKLFIFMSRNAWNATSFFDLPPDRVVEFGTHVEL; translated from the coding sequence ATGAATTTTCCGGCAATGGCGATTGCCAAAGACCTGGACTCCACGGCTCGGCATTCTTCCCAAGGAAAGCTGCCACTTCTTGCCATGGCTGCCTTGGGGATAATTTATGGCGACATAGGCACCAGTCCCCTCTATACGGTGAAGGAATGTTTTTCGGGGATTCACGGCGTGCCGCCCACCCATGAGAATGTCCTCGGAATCTTGTCGATGATCTTCTGGTCCTTGATGCTCGTCGTCGGCCTGAAGTATGTAAGCTTTATTATGCTTGCCGATAACAGAGGTGAAGGCGGTATCTTTTCTCTTCTTGCCATGGTGCAGGTGAGGCTGAAAAAAGACACGAAATGGTGGAGGCTTCTTACCTTCCTGGCCGCCTTTGGCGCGGCGCTACTTTATGGTGATGGGGTCATTACCCCAGCCATCTCCGTTCTGTCGGCGATTGAGGGCCTGAACATGGCAACCGATGCCGCCGCCGGCTACGTTGTTCCTCTCACCTGTTTGGTATTGATTCTCCTCTTTTTCATCCAGCGGCATGGAACCGCCGTCATCGGCAAGCTTTTTGGGCCGATCATGGTCGTCTGGTTTGTGGTATTGGGGGTGCTCGGGATGCGCTCGATCCTCGAACATCCAGGTATCCTCGCGGCTCTCAATCCCTGGTGCGCGGTTCAATTCTTTCTTGTAAATCATGTCCATGGCATCGTTGTCCTCGGCTCAGTGGTCCTGTGCATTACCGGCGGCGAGGCCTTGTATGCCGATATGGGACATTTCGGCCGTTCACCGATTCGCTTGACCTGGTATGGGGTGGTTTTGCCCGGTCTCGTGCTGAACTATTATGGCCAGGGCGCCCTCTTGTTGCATGACCCGGCGGTGATAAACGGCAATCCATTTTATGCCCTGGCTCCGAGAGCGCTGCTTTACCCGCTGGTCGCCCTGGCCACTATTGCCACCATCATCGCCTCCCAGGCGATGATATCGGGAGTCTATTCGCTAACCCAACAGGCTATTCAGCTGGGCTTTATCCCGCGTATGCATATCATTCATACCTCTGAGCAGGCCAGGGGACAGATCTATATGCCGACCGTCAATTGGTTATTGATGATTGCCTGTTTGTCACTGGTTCTGGCCTTTGGTCAATCCAGCCGTCTGGCCGCCGCCTACGGAATTGCCGTAACCGCCACCATGGCCATCACTTCGTTTATGTATTTCGAGGTTACCAGATTGCGATGGCAATGGCCGTTGTGGAAGAGTGCCTCCCTGCTGGTGCTGTTTTTGGCCTTCGACTTCTCATTTCTTGGTGCGAACTTGCTGAAGATTGTTGATGGCGGCTGGGTGACGATCTGCATAGCCGTAGCTATCCTCGTGGCCATGATCACCTGGCGGGACGGCCGGGCCATTTTGGCGAAACACTACAGTCTGATGAGGATCCCGGAGGAGGTCTTTCTTAAAGATATCGGCGATTTTAAGCCGCAGCGTCTGGCAGTCACCGCCGTCTTTATGTCCATTGCTCCGGACGGTATACCCAATACCTTGCTTCACTATCTCAAACATAACGATGCTCTGCATGAGAGGGTCGTGCTGCTTTCGGTCCTGTCTCTTGAGACGCCCAGGGTAACTGCGGAGGATCGGGTTTGTGTGGAAAACCTTGGTCAGGGATTCTTCCGGGTCAAGGCGAAATACGGCTTTATGGAAACGCCGAATATCCCGGCAATTCTCGAACTGATTGGCAGCAAGGGGCTGCCGATCGATCCGTATGCAACCTCCTTCTACCTTGGCCGGGAAACCATGAGCGCCTCGGGAACCGCCCCTATGGCGACGTGGCGGAAGAAACTGTTTATCTTTATGTCGCGCAACGCCTGGAACGCCACTTCCTTCTTTGATCTTCCTCCTGACCGGGTGGTTGAGTTCGGTACGCATGTAGAACTCTAA
- a CDS encoding MFS transporter, protein MIESNSRKNPSMAAGLFVWGFGAIFYTMGFFHRVAPAVITGELMVDFQIGATVLGNLSAFYFYSYVAMQIPTGILADRLGPRLLLTLGALLAAAGAVVFAISPSVGWAAAGRLLIGGSVAVAFVGLLKLATQWFAPQRFALVSGLALFFGVVGAVFAGTPLRLLVDAFGWRQVIMFSAVATLAIAVSTWVFVRDFPSQKGFCDFPGAPASSGKKLTGPVIAGIRRVFAYRNTWLLCVIPGGMVGCVLAFSGLWGVPYLTTVYGIPSAQAALLTSALMVAWAIGGPFFGWLSDRLKNRKTIYTCSCAIAVAGWLLVVLIQDMSLTALTMVLLLTGFFTGSMIISFAFAKESVPAELAGTISGVINMGVMTGPMILQPAIGWILDRNWTGGMTEGARIYSAAAYKTGFSLMLAWIAISLVLLLFSRETGCRQQV, encoded by the coding sequence GTGATAGAGTCAAATAGCAGAAAAAATCCATCCATGGCCGCCGGACTGTTTGTCTGGGGCTTTGGCGCAATTTTTTATACGATGGGGTTCTTCCACCGGGTTGCCCCGGCGGTAATCACCGGTGAGCTGATGGTTGATTTTCAGATCGGTGCCACTGTTCTTGGGAATCTCTCCGCCTTTTATTTCTACAGCTATGTGGCTATGCAGATTCCCACCGGGATTCTAGCCGATCGTCTTGGGCCACGCCTGCTGCTGACTCTTGGGGCCTTGCTGGCAGCTGCCGGTGCGGTGGTATTTGCCATTTCTCCGAGCGTCGGCTGGGCGGCGGCCGGGAGGCTGTTGATAGGTGGCTCGGTTGCCGTGGCATTTGTCGGCCTTCTCAAATTGGCGACGCAATGGTTTGCTCCACAGCGATTCGCATTGGTATCCGGGCTGGCGCTTTTTTTCGGGGTAGTTGGTGCCGTCTTTGCTGGCACGCCACTGCGGCTCTTGGTGGATGCCTTTGGCTGGCGGCAGGTGATTATGTTCTCGGCGGTGGCCACCCTGGCAATTGCCGTATCCACCTGGGTGTTCGTCCGTGATTTCCCAAGTCAGAAGGGGTTTTGTGATTTTCCGGGTGCTCCGGCCTCCTCCGGCAAGAAACTGACCGGGCCGGTCATTGCCGGAATTCGCCGGGTTTTCGCCTATCGCAACACCTGGCTGCTCTGCGTCATTCCCGGCGGCATGGTGGGCTGCGTCCTGGCTTTTTCAGGATTATGGGGTGTCCCCTATCTTACCACGGTGTACGGTATTCCCTCCGCCCAGGCCGCGCTGCTCACCTCGGCACTGATGGTTGCCTGGGCGATTGGCGGGCCGTTTTTTGGCTGGCTGTCCGACCGGCTGAAAAACCGCAAGACCATCTATACCTGCAGCTGCGCCATCGCCGTGGCGGGCTGGTTGCTTGTGGTGCTGATTCAGGATATGTCCTTGACCGCATTGACCATGGTATTGCTGCTTACTGGTTTTTTTACGGGAAGCATGATTATCAGCTTTGCCTTTGCCAAGGAGTCGGTGCCGGCGGAACTGGCCGGGACCATTTCCGGTGTTATCAATATGGGGGTCATGACCGGACCGATGATCCTGCAGCCGGCTATCGGCTGGATACTCGACCGCAACTGGACCGGCGGGATGACCGAGGGGGCGCGTATCTATAGCGCCGCTGCCTATAAAACGGGTTTTTCGTTGATGCTTGCCTGGATCGCTATCTCACTTGTCTTGCTCTTGTTTTCCCGGGAAACAGGTTGCCGTCAGCAGGTATGA
- a CDS encoding GNAT family N-acetyltransferase translates to MTSNSGYWADNYQSNRLSVEDAIAKIKSGQRIFIGSSCGEPQQLVKGLADAGTTFTDLEIVRMFSGESTSLSRIAEKSKSQNLNIRSFYLGSANSKSFKGDLRFITPINISDVHKLIKSRLMPLQVALIQVSPPDDFGWMSLGISVDVTASAAAAADLVIAQVNRHMPRVLGRSSIHVNDIDYFVEHDEKLIEIGTYPDVAMAGMIARYIARLIEDGSTMQMSLGGTSQANIEALREKNDLGIHTQYMTNTIMRLMAMGVVNNKRKGFNTGKVICSNAIGDQELYDMLENNTAIEFHPSNYVNDPRKIAKNNRMVAMNMCRQIDLTGQVVADALPFNNFSGVTGILDFFRGAALSKGGKSILMLTSTTKDDKNSRIVPMLQNTAVVVPRSEVQYVVTEYGSVNLFGKSLQERATALISIAHPTFRDWLFDEAKELGLLGPERSLREEMLSIYPLGLEETRVVDKHRITFRPVKLTDERILQEHYYGLDKVDVVSRFFHEKTSFVHKQIERTFVIDYTKDLTIVAVEGPPGFEKILAVGEYYLNPETEMAEIAFSVVKEWQGRGLSSIVIIKLAEAAKRSGIKGLTAFTSRENKRMVKLFNTLDYEVQTTIQGNSIYLEASFTKLKGANQDTSSGR, encoded by the coding sequence ATGACAAGTAACTCGGGTTATTGGGCAGACAATTATCAAAGCAACAGGTTGTCGGTCGAGGACGCCATTGCCAAGATTAAATCTGGCCAGCGAATCTTTATCGGTTCCTCCTGTGGTGAGCCGCAGCAGTTGGTGAAGGGGCTGGCCGATGCCGGGACGACCTTTACCGATCTGGAAATCGTCAGGATGTTCAGCGGCGAGAGTACCTCCTTGTCGCGCATCGCCGAAAAATCGAAATCCCAGAATCTCAACATCCGCTCCTTTTATCTTGGTTCGGCAAACTCCAAGAGCTTCAAGGGCGATCTACGTTTTATCACTCCAATTAATATCTCCGATGTCCATAAGCTCATAAAATCGCGGCTGATGCCCCTGCAGGTCGCCCTGATTCAAGTCAGCCCGCCCGATGATTTCGGCTGGATGAGCCTCGGCATCTCCGTCGATGTCACCGCCTCGGCAGCAGCGGCGGCCGACCTGGTCATCGCCCAGGTCAACCGCCACATGCCGCGCGTGCTTGGCCGCAGTTCCATCCATGTCAACGATATCGACTATTTTGTCGAACACGATGAAAAGCTCATTGAGATCGGTACCTATCCGGATGTGGCAATGGCCGGGATGATCGCCCGCTACATTGCCCGCCTTATTGAAGACGGGTCGACCATGCAGATGTCCCTGGGCGGCACATCCCAGGCCAATATTGAGGCGCTGCGGGAGAAAAATGACCTGGGCATTCACACCCAGTACATGACCAACACCATCATGCGCCTGATGGCCATGGGGGTCGTGAACAATAAACGCAAGGGCTTCAACACCGGCAAGGTTATCTGCAGCAATGCCATAGGCGACCAGGAACTCTACGATATGCTCGAAAACAATACGGCAATCGAGTTTCACCCATCGAATTATGTTAATGACCCGCGGAAGATCGCCAAAAATAACCGGATGGTGGCGATGAATATGTGCCGACAGATCGATCTCACCGGCCAGGTGGTCGCCGACGCCCTGCCCTTTAATAATTTCTCCGGGGTCACCGGCATCCTCGACTTTTTTCGCGGTGCGGCGCTCTCTAAGGGTGGCAAGTCAATCCTCATGCTGACCTCCACGACCAAAGATGATAAAAACAGCCGGATCGTCCCGATGCTGCAGAACACCGCCGTCGTCGTGCCGCGCAGTGAGGTGCAGTATGTGGTAACCGAATATGGCTCGGTGAACCTCTTCGGCAAATCTCTTCAGGAGCGAGCAACCGCCCTCATCAGCATCGCCCACCCCACCTTCCGCGACTGGCTTTTCGATGAGGCAAAGGAACTCGGCCTGCTCGGGCCGGAACGAAGTCTGCGCGAGGAAATGCTTTCGATCTATCCTCTGGGACTTGAGGAAACCAGGGTAGTCGACAAGCACCGCATCACCTTCCGCCCGGTCAAACTGACCGACGAACGGATACTCCAGGAGCACTACTACGGCCTCGACAAGGTCGATGTCGTGTCCCGGTTTTTCCACGAGAAGACCAGTTTTGTCCACAAACAGATCGAACGCACCTTTGTCATCGACTACACCAAGGACCTGACAATCGTCGCCGTCGAAGGGCCGCCGGGTTTTGAGAAGATCCTGGCGGTGGGTGAATACTATCTCAATCCGGAAACGGAAATGGCCGAGATAGCATTTTCAGTGGTGAAGGAATGGCAGGGACGGGGTTTGTCGTCCATCGTCATTATCAAGCTCGCCGAGGCCGCCAAACGAAGCGGAATAAAAGGACTGACCGCCTTCACGTCGCGGGAAAACAAAAGAATGGTAAAACTTTTCAATACCTTGGACTACGAGGTACAAACCACGATACAAGGCAATTCGATATACCTGGAGGCATCTTTTACCAAGTTGAAAGGCGCAAACCAGGATACATCGTCAGGGAGATAG
- a CDS encoding cache domain-containing protein translates to MNKKLLPIISVLLVVGFLFTSFASYFVSRASLRLEIAENELPLTSDNIYSEIQRDLLRPIFISSFMATDTFLRNWLLGGEVEVQQIAQYLQEIQRKYSTFTSFLVSEKTGKYYRGDGILKTVAPEEERDRWYFRVKEMSDDYEINVDPDLANKDAMTIFINYRVFDYNGRFIGVTGVGLAVNAVKRIIEEYQKKYRRTIYFLDQNGVVKVAGSKLENGVLQADQLQVANQLQKSLTPLPDSSFISTRDGHVIHTNIRYIKEFGWYLVVEQSEQETLRRIFTTLLFNLVLCIVVTCIVVVLVKISVNAYQKRIETLRGIVPICSYCKEIRDDKGYWNQVESYVAKYTEAQFSHSICPKCLKKHFPEYCDHVEKGDGT, encoded by the coding sequence GTGAATAAAAAACTCCTGCCGATTATCAGTGTCCTCCTTGTTGTTGGATTTCTTTTCACCAGTTTCGCCAGTTATTTCGTCTCCCGGGCCTCGTTGCGGCTAGAGATCGCCGAGAACGAGCTACCCCTCACCAGTGACAATATTTATTCGGAGATTCAGCGGGATCTGCTGCGGCCGATTTTTATTTCGTCCTTTATGGCCACTGATACCTTTTTGCGAAACTGGCTGCTTGGAGGCGAGGTTGAGGTGCAGCAGATAGCCCAGTATCTCCAGGAAATTCAAAGGAAATACTCCACATTCACCAGTTTTTTGGTGTCAGAGAAAACAGGGAAATATTACCGTGGTGATGGGATTCTCAAAACTGTAGCACCGGAGGAGGAGAGAGACAGGTGGTACTTTCGGGTCAAGGAGATGAGCGATGACTACGAGATCAATGTTGATCCCGATTTGGCCAATAAGGATGCGATGACGATCTTTATCAATTACCGGGTGTTTGATTATAATGGCCGGTTTATCGGTGTCACCGGCGTTGGCTTGGCGGTCAATGCCGTGAAAAGAATCATTGAGGAGTATCAGAAAAAATACCGGCGTACCATTTATTTTCTCGATCAGAACGGCGTAGTTAAGGTGGCAGGGTCAAAGCTGGAGAATGGGGTACTGCAAGCGGACCAGTTACAGGTTGCCAATCAGCTGCAAAAGTCCTTAACACCTCTGCCTGACAGCTCGTTTATCTCGACACGGGATGGGCATGTAATTCACACCAATATCCGGTATATCAAGGAGTTCGGCTGGTATCTGGTTGTCGAGCAATCAGAACAGGAAACACTCCGACGGATTTTCACAACCCTCCTCTTTAACCTTGTCCTCTGTATTGTTGTCACCTGCATTGTTGTTGTACTCGTCAAAATTTCCGTTAATGCCTATCAAAAGAGGATAGAAACTCTGCGCGGCATCGTTCCCATCTGTTCCTATTGTAAAGAAATCCGAGATGATAAAGGCTATTGGAACCAGGTCGAATCGTATGTTGCAAAGTACACCGAGGCGCAGTTCAGCCATTCCATCTGTCCAAAATGCCTGAAGAAACATTTCCCCGAATATTGTGATCACGTGGAAAAGGGAGATGGTACCTGA